A single Candidatus Caccoplasma merdavium DNA region contains:
- a CDS encoding carbohydrate binding domain-containing protein produces MKIKKTYALLLAAVAFPLSAQRTLTVSVKPGAEINPDMYGIFFEDINFGADGGLYAELVKNRSFEFDYPLMGWTPFGEVSVETEAPAFDRNPHYVRLTEKGSYKRAGLQNEGFVDGMSLVRGKEYRLTFYARLQSEKPVRVKVEFVTSANNPMTSARVEVASPEWQKYTLVMKAGKSDAHARLRLTVETKGVLDIDHVSLFPVDTWKGRENGLRRDLVQALYDLKPGVFRFPGGCIVEGSTLESRYQWKNSVGPVENRPYNDNRWNYTFRHRLYPDYYQSYGLGFYEYFLLCEDIGAEPLPVLNCGMGCQYQSGELVPLDEMDPYVQDAIDLVEFANGDTTTTWGALRARMGHPAPFGLKYLGIGNEQWGEEFVKREALFVEALRKHCPGILIVGSSGPSADGEQFEYLWPEMKRLKVDFVDEHYYKPPEWFYANAGRYDRYDRKGPKVYAGEYASHHKSRANNFEAALSEAAFLTGVERNADVVRLATYAPLLAHVDAWQWRPDMIWFDNSRVLLTPNYYVQQLYSRYKGTHTLRLTEEGEAVKGADGLYASAVYDADSSRLIVKVANTASRRQEVVLQFEGLKRRQALSPEAPVVVMQSDDKNAVNTFENPEAVVPQRATAVVEGNSCRYTLAPQSFQVIIIPIVSKQ; encoded by the coding sequence ATGAAGATAAAAAAGACTTATGCCTTGCTGTTGGCGGCTGTGGCGTTCCCACTGTCGGCCCAGCGCACCCTTACGGTTTCGGTCAAGCCCGGAGCCGAGATAAATCCCGACATGTACGGCATCTTCTTTGAAGACATCAATTTCGGCGCCGATGGCGGCTTGTATGCCGAGCTGGTGAAGAACCGTTCTTTCGAGTTTGACTATCCGCTCATGGGCTGGACTCCCTTCGGCGAGGTCTCGGTAGAAACCGAAGCTCCCGCTTTTGACAGGAATCCGCATTATGTGCGACTTACCGAGAAAGGTTCCTATAAACGGGCCGGATTGCAGAATGAGGGCTTTGTCGATGGCATGAGCCTGGTGCGGGGCAAGGAGTACCGTCTCACCTTTTATGCCCGCCTGCAAAGCGAGAAACCGGTGCGGGTGAAAGTGGAGTTTGTGACCTCGGCCAACAATCCCATGACCTCGGCCAGGGTGGAGGTCGCCTCGCCCGAGTGGCAGAAATATACGCTGGTGATGAAAGCCGGCAAGAGCGATGCCCATGCCCGCCTGCGCTTGACGGTGGAAACGAAGGGTGTGCTCGACATCGACCATGTCTCGCTCTTCCCCGTCGATACCTGGAAGGGTCGCGAGAACGGCCTGCGTCGCGATTTGGTGCAGGCTCTTTATGATTTGAAGCCCGGCGTGTTCCGCTTCCCCGGCGGGTGCATTGTCGAGGGTTCCACACTCGAAAGCCGCTATCAGTGGAAAAATTCGGTGGGCCCGGTCGAAAATCGCCCGTATAACGATAACCGTTGGAATTACACCTTCCGCCATCGTCTCTATCCCGACTATTACCAAAGTTACGGATTGGGATTCTATGAATACTTCCTGCTGTGCGAAGACATCGGTGCCGAGCCGTTGCCCGTCTTGAATTGCGGCATGGGTTGCCAATATCAGTCGGGCGAGCTGGTGCCGCTTGACGAGATGGATCCCTATGTGCAGGACGCCATCGACCTCGTGGAGTTTGCCAACGGCGATACCACCACGACGTGGGGCGCGTTGCGGGCCCGCATGGGACACCCTGCGCCTTTCGGCCTGAAATATCTCGGCATCGGAAACGAGCAGTGGGGGGAGGAGTTCGTGAAAAGAGAAGCCCTGTTTGTCGAGGCTCTTCGCAAGCATTGCCCCGGGATACTCATTGTCGGCTCTTCGGGTCCATCGGCCGACGGCGAGCAGTTTGAATATCTTTGGCCCGAGATGAAACGGCTCAAAGTCGATTTTGTCGATGAGCACTATTACAAGCCGCCCGAGTGGTTCTATGCCAACGCCGGTCGCTATGATCGCTACGACCGCAAGGGGCCGAAGGTCTATGCCGGCGAGTATGCCTCGCACCACAAGTCGCGCGCCAACAATTTCGAAGCCGCCCTTTCCGAGGCGGCCTTCCTCACCGGCGTGGAGCGCAATGCCGATGTGGTGCGGCTGGCTACCTATGCCCCGTTGCTGGCCCATGTCGACGCTTGGCAGTGGCGCCCCGACATGATATGGTTCGACAACAGCCGGGTGCTGCTCACCCCCAATTATTATGTGCAGCAGCTCTATTCCCGTTATAAGGGCACGCACACGTTGCGTCTTACCGAGGAAGGGGAGGCGGTCAAGGGTGCCGACGGTCTCTATGCCAGCGCCGTGTACGATGCCGACTCTTCGCGCCTCATCGTGAAGGTGGCAAACACGGCTTCGCGTCGGCAAGAGGTCGTCCTGCAATTTGAGGGACTGAAACGGCGTCAGGCACTCTCGCCGGAGGCCCCGGTCGTCGTCATGCAGTCCGATGACAAAAATGCGGTCAATACCTTTGAAAATCCCGAAGCGGTCGTGCCGCAGCGCGCGACGGCCGTCGTCGAGGGGAATAGCTGTCGCTACACCCTCGCTCCGCAGTCGTTCCAGGTGATAATTATCCCGATAGTATCGAAACAATAG
- a CDS encoding DUF4982 domain-containing protein, with translation MKRTLFLPFLFLALAVVAQPRQEIYLEKNWRFTRGDVTGAAEPAFDDSRWERVEVPHDWAIYGPFDKNIDKQVVAIEQNGETVPTEKTGRTGALPYIGVGWYRTTFTVPQGRRALLLFDGAMSRPCVYVNGQEAGRWAYGYTPFYIDVTPYLRDGNNTLAVRLENRPESSRWYPGAGLYRPVRLILTGDVAVRMWGTRVTTPVVTAENALVQVDAEIENTEGHDLDISTVIYDATGNPVARAEAQELFFDGTTTARLTLQNPRLWSPESPELYTAVVSVKEYGELLDEYTTRFGVRTIEFSPEKGFLLNGVPRKFKGVCLHHDLGPLGAAVNKAALRRQLLIMKEMGCDAIRTAHNIPAPWQMELCDEVGLMVMAESFDEWAIAKCKNGYNLFFDEWAEKDLVNLIRCHRNHPSIVMWSIGNEVNEQSRAGGGKVAKFLQDICHREDPTRPVTVGMDRPDHAMKNQFAAVLDIPGLNYRLHRYVDSYKQMPQRMILGSETASTISSRGVYKFPVEPTKGAMYDDAQCSSYDLGACSWSNLPDDDWAFQDDKPWVIGEFVWTGFDYLGEPTPYDDVWPSRSSYFGICDLAGLPKDRYYLYRSRWNTLSPTLHLLPHWNWEGREGEVTPVYCYTSYPSAELFVNGKSQGRRTKDPSQPYDRYRLRWNEVVYEPGVVKVVAYDEKGNAVAEKEMRTAGRPHHLVLTPDRTELTANGKDLAFVTVQAVDEAGNPCPLADNALNFEVSGAGEYRAACNGDATSTELFHLPTMKLFNGQLVVIVRTHEQPGEITLTVSGKGLETANLRLKSK, from the coding sequence ATGAAACGAACGCTTTTTTTACCTTTCCTTTTCTTGGCGTTGGCCGTGGTTGCCCAACCCCGACAGGAAATCTATTTAGAAAAAAACTGGCGCTTTACCCGAGGCGATGTGACGGGCGCGGCCGAACCGGCTTTCGACGACAGCCGGTGGGAGAGGGTCGAAGTTCCGCACGATTGGGCCATTTACGGGCCGTTCGATAAGAATATCGACAAGCAGGTCGTGGCCATCGAGCAGAACGGGGAGACTGTCCCCACCGAAAAGACCGGTCGCACGGGAGCTTTGCCCTATATCGGCGTGGGCTGGTACCGCACCACCTTTACCGTGCCGCAAGGGCGTCGGGCCCTTTTGCTTTTCGATGGGGCGATGAGCCGACCCTGCGTGTATGTCAACGGGCAGGAGGCCGGACGGTGGGCCTATGGTTATACGCCATTCTATATCGATGTGACACCCTACCTTCGTGACGGGAATAATACCTTGGCCGTGCGGCTCGAAAATCGACCCGAGAGCTCGCGTTGGTATCCCGGAGCCGGCCTTTACCGTCCCGTAAGGTTGATTCTCACGGGCGACGTGGCTGTGCGCATGTGGGGCACGCGCGTCACCACCCCTGTCGTTACGGCCGAGAATGCTTTGGTGCAGGTCGATGCCGAGATAGAAAATACCGAAGGGCATGACCTCGACATATCGACGGTCATTTACGACGCCACGGGCAACCCGGTGGCCCGGGCCGAGGCACAGGAACTCTTTTTCGACGGTACCACGACCGCCCGGCTGACCCTGCAAAATCCCCGGTTGTGGTCGCCCGAGTCGCCCGAGCTTTATACGGCGGTGGTGTCGGTCAAAGAATATGGGGAGCTGCTCGATGAATATACGACGCGCTTCGGCGTGCGTACGATTGAATTTTCGCCCGAAAAGGGATTCCTCCTCAACGGCGTGCCACGCAAGTTCAAGGGCGTGTGCCTGCACCATGACCTCGGCCCGCTGGGGGCGGCGGTCAACAAGGCCGCGTTGCGCCGACAGTTGCTCATCATGAAGGAGATGGGTTGCGATGCCATTCGCACGGCTCATAACATACCGGCACCGTGGCAGATGGAGTTGTGCGACGAGGTGGGCCTCATGGTCATGGCCGAGTCGTTCGACGAGTGGGCCATTGCCAAGTGCAAGAACGGTTACAATCTTTTCTTTGACGAGTGGGCCGAGAAAGATTTGGTCAATCTGATACGCTGCCACCGCAACCACCCTTCCATCGTGATGTGGAGCATCGGAAACGAGGTGAACGAGCAGAGCCGTGCCGGCGGGGGCAAGGTGGCCAAGTTCTTGCAGGACATCTGTCACCGCGAAGACCCCACCCGGCCTGTCACCGTGGGAATGGACCGTCCCGACCATGCCATGAAAAATCAGTTTGCCGCCGTGCTCGACATTCCCGGCCTCAACTATCGCCTGCATCGCTATGTCGACAGTTACAAGCAGATGCCGCAGCGCATGATTTTGGGCTCGGAGACCGCCTCGACCATCAGTTCGCGCGGTGTTTACAAGTTCCCCGTCGAACCGACCAAGGGAGCCATGTATGACGATGCGCAATGCAGCTCGTACGATTTGGGTGCCTGCTCCTGGTCGAACCTGCCCGACGACGATTGGGCTTTCCAGGACGACAAGCCTTGGGTCATCGGCGAGTTTGTCTGGACGGGATTCGATTACCTGGGTGAGCCTACTCCCTATGACGATGTGTGGCCTTCGCGCAGTTCCTATTTCGGCATTTGCGACCTGGCCGGTCTGCCCAAGGACCGTTATTACCTCTACCGCAGCCGTTGGAACACCCTCTCGCCCACGCTGCATCTCCTCCCGCACTGGAACTGGGAGGGGCGCGAAGGCGAGGTTACTCCCGTATATTGCTATACCAGCTACCCGTCGGCCGAGCTGTTTGTCAATGGCAAGTCGCAGGGCCGTCGCACCAAAGACCCTTCGCAACCCTACGACCGTTACCGCTTGCGTTGGAACGAGGTGGTATATGAGCCGGGCGTGGTGAAGGTCGTCGCCTATGACGAGAAGGGAAATGCCGTGGCCGAGAAAGAGATGCGCACGGCGGGGCGTCCCCATCATTTGGTGTTGACTCCCGACCGCACCGAGTTGACGGCCAATGGCAAAGACCTGGCCTTCGTTACGGTGCAGGCCGTCGATGAGGCCGGTAATCCTTGTCCCTTGGCCGACAATGCCTTGAACTTTGAGGTTTCCGGAGCCGGGGAGTACCGTGCCGCCTGCAACGGCGATGCCACGTCGACCGAGTTGTTCCATCTCCCGACCATGAAGCTGTTCAACGGCCAGTTGGTCGTTATCGTGCGCACGCACGAGCAGCCGGGCGAAATCACCCTGACGGTTTCGGGAAAGGGCTTGGAAACCGCCAATCTGCGATTGAAAAGCAAGTAA
- a CDS encoding glycoside hydrolase family 95 protein, whose product MNYCSPFFPSVGRGILSIPRCSFACIVAVLACALPARSQEPLKLWYDKPAEEWVEALPLGNGRLGAMVFGGVSDELIQLNESSLWSGLPRETGSHADARACLPAVREAVFSGDLSKAEQLCRQLQGPYSESYLPLGDLHISYLMPRSVPTDYYRELDISRALAATRFTVAGVTYERELFVSAPDSVLVIRLSASRKNALTLRLSFSSQLRCRVEAPAADELVMYGCAPARLDPNYYQVAGREPVAYEVEGHTGMRFRTCMKVQSADGTVSSDAGGISVDRATEVVVLLSAATSFNGYDKYPDSEGRDEKALAELPLRGASARSYKSLKSRHVDDYRTYFDRFFLSLGETADSLKALPTNRRLLAYAGGTTDPELETLYFQYGRYLLISSSREGGLPANLQGIWNPHLQAPWSSNYTININTEMNYWPAEVTSLPEMHTPLLDWIVSDLSRSGAVTAAAYYGCDGWVAHQNSDIWALSNAVGDKTGDPKWANWYMGGNWLCRHLYEHYAFTRDEKFLREKVYPTMKGAARFCLDWLVERDGCFLTVPSTSPENDYRLNGEKHSVTMGSTMDMSIIWDLFTNLIEVSTRLDTDAAFRDTLVAVRDRLYPLRIGSRGQLLEWQEEYEEVDPHHRHVSHLYGLYPGRQISPLHTPRYAEACRRTLELRGDGGTGWSKAWKINFWARLLDGDHAYKMVRDIMRAVGPGTPNKGGGTYPNLFDAHPPFQIDGNFGATAGLAEMLLQSHMGEIHLLPACPAAWPQGEVRGLRARGGFDVSFSWHDGRVVKGTLRSLVGETCTLRSAQPLSVKGAKVSVRRDGDYYLYTFATRAGARYGIVPENK is encoded by the coding sequence ATGAACTACTGTTCCCCGTTTTTCCCTTCTGTCGGAAGAGGCATTTTATCCATTCCCCGATGCAGCTTTGCATGCATTGTGGCCGTCCTTGCCTGTGCCTTGCCTGCCCGGTCGCAGGAGCCGTTGAAGTTATGGTATGACAAGCCGGCCGAGGAGTGGGTCGAAGCCTTGCCGTTGGGAAATGGCCGACTTGGTGCGATGGTGTTTGGCGGGGTGAGCGATGAGCTGATTCAACTCAATGAGTCGTCGCTCTGGTCGGGACTTCCTCGCGAGACGGGCTCCCATGCCGATGCCCGTGCCTGTTTGCCGGCTGTGCGCGAGGCGGTTTTCTCGGGCGATTTGTCGAAAGCCGAGCAGTTGTGCCGCCAATTACAAGGTCCTTATAGCGAAAGCTATCTTCCTTTGGGCGATTTGCATATTTCCTATCTGATGCCGCGTTCGGTACCGACCGACTATTATCGTGAGCTCGATATTTCGCGGGCGCTTGCCGCTACCCGTTTCACCGTGGCCGGTGTCACCTATGAACGGGAACTCTTTGTCTCGGCTCCCGATAGTGTTTTGGTGATTCGTCTTTCGGCATCGCGCAAGAATGCCCTTACGCTTCGTCTCTCGTTTTCCTCGCAGTTGCGTTGCCGGGTGGAGGCTCCGGCGGCAGATGAGTTGGTCATGTACGGTTGCGCCCCGGCGCGGCTCGACCCCAACTATTATCAGGTGGCCGGCCGTGAGCCGGTTGCCTATGAAGTGGAGGGGCATACCGGAATGCGTTTCCGCACCTGCATGAAGGTGCAGTCAGCCGATGGCACGGTATCGTCCGACGCAGGGGGCATATCGGTCGACAGGGCGACCGAGGTGGTCGTTTTGCTCTCGGCCGCCACCAGCTTTAACGGCTATGACAAATACCCCGACAGCGAGGGTCGCGACGAAAAGGCTTTGGCCGAGCTCCCTTTGCGCGGAGCCTCGGCTCGCTCTTATAAATCGTTGAAAAGTCGTCATGTCGATGATTATCGCACCTATTTCGACCGCTTCTTCCTCTCTTTGGGCGAGACGGCCGATTCGTTGAAGGCTCTGCCTACCAACCGCCGACTGCTTGCCTATGCCGGGGGGACGACCGACCCCGAACTCGAAACCCTTTATTTCCAATATGGCCGCTACCTCTTGATTTCTTCTTCTCGCGAAGGAGGGCTTCCGGCCAACCTCCAAGGCATTTGGAATCCCCATCTGCAAGCCCCGTGGAGTTCGAACTACACCATCAACATCAATACCGAAATGAATTATTGGCCGGCCGAGGTCACCTCCCTCCCCGAGATGCACACCCCGCTTCTCGACTGGATTGTCTCCGACCTTTCCCGCTCGGGTGCTGTGACGGCGGCTGCATATTATGGTTGCGACGGTTGGGTGGCGCATCAGAATTCCGACATTTGGGCGTTGAGCAACGCCGTGGGCGACAAGACGGGCGACCCCAAGTGGGCCAACTGGTATATGGGCGGCAACTGGCTGTGCCGTCATCTCTATGAGCATTATGCCTTTACGCGCGACGAAAAATTCTTGCGCGAAAAAGTTTATCCCACGATGAAGGGGGCGGCTCGTTTCTGTCTCGACTGGCTGGTCGAGAGAGACGGATGTTTCCTCACGGTCCCCTCGACTTCGCCCGAGAACGATTACCGCCTGAACGGTGAAAAACATTCGGTGACAATGGGGTCGACGATGGACATGTCGATTATTTGGGACCTTTTTACCAACCTTATCGAAGTGTCGACCCGTTTGGACACTGATGCGGCGTTCCGCGACACCCTTGTGGCGGTTCGTGACCGGCTCTACCCCTTGCGCATCGGCAGCCGGGGGCAACTCCTGGAATGGCAGGAAGAGTATGAAGAGGTCGACCCGCATCACCGGCATGTCTCTCATCTCTACGGCCTTTATCCCGGACGGCAGATTTCTCCCCTGCACACGCCGCGTTATGCCGAGGCGTGCCGCCGCACGCTCGAATTGCGGGGCGATGGCGGTACCGGGTGGAGCAAGGCGTGGAAAATCAATTTCTGGGCCCGTCTGCTCGATGGCGACCATGCCTACAAGATGGTGCGCGACATCATGCGGGCGGTGGGGCCCGGCACGCCCAACAAGGGTGGTGGGACTTATCCCAACCTTTTCGATGCGCACCCGCCTTTCCAAATCGATGGGAACTTTGGCGCCACGGCCGGCCTGGCCGAGATGCTGTTGCAGAGCCACATGGGCGAAATACACCTCTTGCCGGCTTGCCCGGCCGCATGGCCGCAAGGCGAGGTGCGCGGCCTGAGAGCCCGGGGCGGATTCGATGTCTCGTTCTCCTGGCACGATGGCCGGGTGGTCAAGGGAACGCTCCGTTCGCTGGTGGGGGAGACCTGCACGTTGCGGTCGGCTCAACCCTTGTCGGTCAAAGGTGCAAAGGTCTCGGTGCGCCGCGACGGCGATTATTATCTCTATACGTTTGCCACCCGGGCCGGAGCCCGGTATGGAATTGTGCCCGAAAACAAATAA
- a CDS encoding DUF3871 family protein, which yields MEATLSFVPMVRSNHSSFAQDAEYVPFEEVSEQPSIRPSVNFLEANTSEISIEELTTQCVVPTWANQELTISHQDFIHTVHEAAQTMFSGETICEPAIRVSHIVRGRVPSALGKKASELLESEKTQFYQRLAFAFTIPTIHEKVNGQKLELCIGGVRNYSDLNLYRANKGMEKFSVFIGWRVNVCSNQVLTGDGVKLQLEVMNLNDLYRAVLELFYNFNPAREIHLMQNLSQSYLTETQFAQIVGRMRLYQALPNGYQRSVPRLLITDSQINNVCRDYFTNPNFGAKGNTISMFDFHNLLTEANKSSYIDTYLQRAVNATEVAVGINNALHGDTKYAWFLG from the coding sequence ATGGAAGCAACATTATCATTTGTACCAATGGTACGCAGCAATCATTCTTCGTTTGCACAGGATGCAGAGTACGTTCCTTTTGAGGAAGTAAGCGAACAGCCATCCATCAGACCCAGCGTGAATTTCTTGGAAGCCAACACTTCTGAAATCTCCATTGAGGAACTGACAACACAATGTGTAGTGCCTACATGGGCGAATCAGGAGTTGACAATCTCTCATCAGGACTTCATTCACACAGTGCATGAAGCAGCACAGACCATGTTTTCAGGTGAAACTATCTGTGAGCCTGCAATACGTGTGTCGCACATAGTACGTGGCAGGGTTCCGTCAGCACTTGGCAAGAAAGCAAGTGAGTTGTTGGAATCTGAAAAGACACAGTTCTACCAAAGACTGGCTTTTGCATTCACCATTCCTACCATTCATGAAAAGGTGAACGGTCAGAAGTTGGAGCTTTGCATTGGAGGTGTCCGGAACTATTCTGACCTGAACCTTTACAGGGCTAACAAAGGCATGGAGAAGTTCTCTGTCTTTATCGGTTGGAGAGTAAACGTGTGCAGCAATCAGGTGCTTACAGGGGACGGAGTGAAACTTCAACTTGAAGTAATGAATCTGAATGACCTTTACAGGGCTGTTCTTGAACTGTTCTACAACTTCAACCCTGCGAGGGAGATTCACCTGATGCAGAACTTATCACAGTCTTATCTCACAGAAACACAGTTTGCGCAGATAGTGGGCAGGATGAGATTATATCAGGCTCTGCCTAATGGCTACCAAAGGTCAGTTCCACGTTTGTTGATTACGGACAGTCAGATTAACAATGTCTGCCGTGATTACTTCACCAATCCGAATTTTGGAGCGAAAGGCAACACTATCTCCATGTTTGACTTCCACAACTTGCTGACAGAAGCCAACAAGAGCAGCTATATTGACACCTATCTGCAAAGGGCTGTGAATGCAACGGAAGTGGCGGTAGGCATCAACAATGCACTGCATGGAGATACGAAATACGCTTGGTTCTTGGGCTAA
- a CDS encoding site-specific integrase has product MGITVKAVCYKSKVLSNNESPLMLRVTKDRKRKYVSLGISVNPAHWDFLKNEPKADCPNREYIEMLIADKIKEYSAKIIELKATYQEFTPTSLVEKVCVKRTNRKTVEDIFHGHITSLIKTGRRNYALSVKQLHNSLKEFCHSLDFYFSEMDVAWLKRYELFLREKRLAENTIGIRFRTLRAIYNVAMEDDAVSPDCYPFKKFKVSRLHEETVKRSLSKADVERVLAYKSTNRYMRFPIDIFAFTYYCGGINFIDIAHLTPANLIEDKLVYKRHKTGKLIKIPLQPQALELIKKYHRKESPYLFPILSSFHKTEIQKSNRIHKVIAKVNKRLKEIGEELNLPIPLTTYVARHSQATVMKKAGVPTAVIREIMGHSSERVTQIYLDSFDNEQIDEAMKSLL; this is encoded by the coding sequence GTGGGAATTACAGTAAAAGCCGTTTGTTACAAGTCCAAAGTACTTAGTAACAATGAATCACCTCTAATGTTGAGAGTGACAAAAGACAGAAAACGGAAATATGTCAGTCTTGGCATATCCGTAAATCCTGCACATTGGGACTTTCTTAAGAATGAGCCAAAAGCAGATTGTCCCAATCGTGAGTACATCGAAATGCTCATAGCGGATAAAATCAAGGAATACTCCGCTAAAATTATTGAGCTCAAAGCAACCTATCAAGAGTTCACCCCTACTTCGCTTGTAGAAAAAGTCTGCGTAAAGCGTACCAACCGTAAGACGGTGGAAGATATTTTTCATGGACACATCACTTCCCTTATAAAGACAGGTCGTAGGAACTACGCTTTATCCGTCAAGCAACTGCATAACTCCCTCAAAGAGTTTTGCCACAGTCTTGACTTCTATTTTTCTGAAATGGATGTGGCTTGGCTGAAACGTTACGAGTTGTTTTTACGGGAAAAGCGGTTGGCAGAGAACACCATCGGCATACGCTTTCGCACCTTACGAGCTATTTATAATGTGGCAATGGAAGATGATGCAGTTTCACCGGATTGTTACCCATTCAAGAAATTCAAGGTGTCACGACTGCATGAAGAAACAGTGAAACGGTCTCTGTCAAAAGCTGACGTGGAACGCGTTCTGGCCTACAAGTCGACCAACCGTTATATGAGATTCCCGATAGACATCTTTGCGTTTACCTACTATTGTGGTGGGATAAACTTTATAGATATTGCGCACCTCACTCCGGCAAACCTCATAGAGGACAAGCTCGTTTACAAACGTCACAAAACAGGCAAGTTGATAAAGATTCCCTTGCAACCACAAGCACTGGAACTCATAAAGAAATACCATCGCAAAGAGAGCCCATACCTTTTTCCCATTCTCTCATCCTTTCACAAGACAGAGATACAAAAGTCCAACCGCATTCATAAGGTTATTGCCAAAGTAAACAAACGGCTGAAAGAGATTGGCGAAGAACTGAACCTGCCTATACCACTTACGACATACGTTGCCCGGCACAGCCAAGCAACAGTGATGAAGAAAGCAGGTGTTCCCACAGCAGTAATTCGTGAAATAATGGGGCATAGTTCTGAAAGAGTGACGCAAATCTATCTTGACAGCTTTGACAATGAGCAGATTGATGAAGCGATGAAATCACTACTTTAA
- a CDS encoding lipolytic protein G-D-S-L family yields the protein MKKRILFLTCLCLSMCYAGAQDLHVVFIGNSITQGVQLKDAKTEAPPAQAALFLQEQVKGTVEFRNCGRSGRTTLNFLPVTDTEFPKVLAAADELAAKKGVLLFSMMLGTNDSAVRGPLGAPVHPVSYYTNMQAIIDALLARYPKALVVLQRPTWYSPNTYNSSTYLAEGLKRLQSYSPMLDKLVENYAQKCPGQVFLGDTLAFDYFKEHHLTHLIPESGQAGTFYLHPNKTGAKELGRFWAEAILRCLPDKMKK from the coding sequence ATGAAAAAACGTATTTTGTTTCTAACCTGCCTTTGCCTGTCGATGTGCTATGCCGGGGCGCAGGACCTGCATGTCGTCTTTATCGGGAACAGTATTACACAAGGTGTTCAACTCAAAGATGCCAAGACCGAGGCTCCCCCTGCACAGGCCGCCCTCTTCTTGCAAGAGCAGGTCAAGGGGACGGTTGAGTTCCGCAACTGTGGGCGAAGCGGCCGCACGACCCTCAATTTCCTGCCGGTGACCGATACCGAATTTCCCAAAGTGCTGGCGGCGGCCGACGAGCTGGCGGCCAAGAAAGGCGTGCTGTTGTTCTCGATGATGTTGGGTACCAACGACAGCGCCGTGCGCGGCCCGCTCGGGGCGCCGGTGCACCCGGTCTCTTACTATACTAATATGCAGGCCATCATCGATGCTTTGCTCGCGCGTTATCCCAAGGCGTTGGTCGTATTGCAGCGTCCCACCTGGTACAGCCCCAATACCTACAACTCGTCGACCTACCTGGCCGAGGGGCTCAAACGCCTGCAATCTTATTCGCCCATGCTCGACAAGTTGGTCGAGAACTATGCCCAAAAATGCCCCGGGCAAGTTTTCCTCGGCGACACTTTGGCCTTTGACTATTTCAAGGAACATCATTTGACGCACCTCATTCCCGAGTCGGGTCAGGCCGGGACGTTCTATCTACACCCCAACAAGACCGGAGCCAAGGAGCTGGGGCGTTTCTGGGCCGAAGCGATTTTGCGCTGCTTGCCCGACAAGATGAAGAAATAA
- a CDS encoding glycoside hydrolase family 43 protein, translated as MKRPVILWSFILCLFTVSGFAQAQEVSRQPDSLYLFSYFTNKDANRHGMHYAWSADGYVWNTIGAPLGFLQPDTASDAPRLRDPFLLQDKKGIWHCVWTTNWEAPHIGYASSPDLIHWSEPRLLYVMQSAGYEPRNCWAPEMLYDEENDRYLIFWASTIKVDGQWRVEEGKKYDNRMYYTSTRDFETFEPARPFLDYGYNVIDATVQRIGDTYYMIYKDERELPEPHKYLLVATSKQAAGPYLPLTGKPFTPAWVEGPTFIELPDGSYICYMDNYRKHWYSAMTTRDFVHWQEAPQKLRMPSGAAHGAVLKVPTSLVDTLLRYASQQDR; from the coding sequence ATGAAAAGACCCGTCATTCTTTGGAGTTTTATACTCTGTTTGTTTACCGTGAGCGGTTTTGCGCAGGCTCAGGAAGTAAGCCGGCAACCCGACTCGCTCTATCTCTTTTCCTATTTTACCAATAAAGATGCCAATCGTCACGGCATGCACTATGCGTGGAGTGCCGACGGTTATGTGTGGAACACCATAGGCGCCCCGCTGGGCTTTTTACAACCCGACACGGCGAGTGACGCCCCCCGCCTGCGTGACCCTTTCTTGTTGCAGGACAAAAAAGGTATTTGGCATTGCGTGTGGACGACCAACTGGGAGGCGCCTCACATAGGATATGCCTCTTCGCCCGACCTCATACATTGGAGCGAACCCCGCCTGTTGTATGTCATGCAGAGTGCCGGTTATGAGCCCCGTAACTGCTGGGCGCCCGAGATGCTCTATGACGAAGAGAACGACCGCTACCTCATCTTTTGGGCCAGTACCATAAAGGTCGACGGGCAGTGGCGCGTCGAGGAGGGAAAGAAATACGACAACCGCATGTATTATACCTCGACGCGCGACTTCGAGACGTTCGAGCCGGCCCGTCCGTTCCTCGACTACGGTTACAATGTCATCGACGCTACGGTGCAGCGCATCGGCGACACCTATTACATGATATACAAGGACGAACGCGAATTGCCCGAACCTCACAAATACCTGCTTGTCGCTACATCGAAGCAGGCGGCCGGTCCGTATCTCCCGCTTACCGGCAAGCCCTTTACCCCGGCTTGGGTCGAAGGCCCGACTTTTATCGAGTTGCCCGACGGCTCCTACATCTGTTACATGGACAATTACCGCAAACACTGGTATAGTGCCATGACGACCCGCGACTTCGTGCATTGGCAAGAGGCGCCGCAAAAGTTGCGCATGCCGTCGGGGGCAGCACACGGTGCCGTGCTGAAAGTGCCGACGTCGCTCGTCGATACGCTGCTCCGTTATGCGTCGCAGCAGGACAGATAG